One region of Candidatus Peribacteraceae bacterium genomic DNA includes:
- the rplL gene encoding 50S ribosomal protein L7/L12 — MADATVTLNADEKAVISALEKLNVIQVNNVVKYMEETYGISAAAPAAVAAAPAAGGGAAAADEEKTSWNVELTDSGAQKIAVIKVVREITGLPLGEAKAKVDAPPQVLKEDVPTDEAKKLKEKLEAAGAKVTLK; from the coding sequence ATGGCAGACGCGACCGTCACCCTCAACGCCGACGAGAAGGCAGTGATCTCTGCCCTCGAGAAACTGAACGTTATCCAGGTCAATAACGTCGTGAAGTACATGGAAGAGACCTACGGCATTTCCGCAGCCGCCCCCGCAGCCGTTGCCGCCGCCCCCGCCGCAGGCGGAGGAGCCGCAGCAGCCGACGAGGAGAAGACCTCCTGGAACGTGGAGCTCACCGATTCCGGCGCCCAGAAGATCGCCGTCATCAAGGTGGTCCGCGAAATCACCGGCCTCCCCCTCGGCGAAGCCAAGGCCAAGGTGGATGCTCCGCCCCAGGTGCTCAAGGAGGACGTACCCACTGACGAGGCTAAGAAGTTGAAGGAGAAGCTGGAGGCGGCTGGAGCGAAAGTGACGCTCAAATAA
- a CDS encoding tetratricopeptide repeat protein — protein sequence MVALTRSRLILFLLPLAVFLVYGQSLSNGFVLWDDDKLITENPIVRSLSPHTVRAAFTSYDPELYVPFTIVSYQVEHALFGFQPAVFHGTSLILHIIAAFLVYAFLRKVGVKAALPCALLFAVHPLNVEAVAWASARKDVLSAVFALASLLSYLRYRQGGGRPAFWSAFLCLLLSLLAKPAAIVLPFAYLLLDWKEGGGRGRDAWREKIPFFLLSAVFLLIGLAGKEANVQALPPVHTALLAAKSAVLSPSLFLFPRFSLLFLQHTPVTPRSPEFFLPLLLLAALGGLTLRSLRRTRSLAFGLGFALLFLLPSFVTFSKAGAVYVTSDRYMYLAQVGFLFLLGLALDRFLSSRALRAATIAAVTVTLLAAGWGAWRRSLLWNNSATLLQAALARNPGSAALPHNLGELAAGEGDTEGAILRYREALRADPAYAPSFIGLGRIAQAQGEADRALRLFRSAIQADPRSVNAYLHLGNLYRDRGDVDGAIAAFRRALEIKPNFAQARINLADAYGKKGMYREGLLEYKRVMEINPEFRKEILQKFPQLEQLDMGE from the coding sequence ATGGTCGCACTGACGCGGTCCCGGCTCATCCTCTTCCTTCTGCCGCTTGCCGTATTCCTCGTGTACGGGCAGTCCCTTTCGAACGGTTTCGTGCTGTGGGATGACGACAAGTTGATCACGGAGAATCCCATCGTCCGGTCCCTCTCCCCCCATACGGTGCGGGCAGCCTTTACGTCCTACGATCCGGAACTCTACGTGCCCTTCACCATCGTCAGTTACCAGGTGGAGCACGCGCTCTTCGGGTTTCAACCGGCCGTGTTCCACGGCACAAGCCTTATCCTCCATATCATCGCCGCTTTCCTGGTCTACGCTTTTCTGAGGAAGGTGGGGGTGAAGGCGGCGCTGCCGTGCGCGCTTCTCTTCGCCGTCCATCCGCTCAACGTGGAAGCGGTGGCGTGGGCGAGCGCGCGGAAAGACGTGCTCAGTGCGGTCTTCGCGCTGGCCTCCCTGCTCTCCTACCTCCGGTACCGGCAAGGAGGAGGCCGTCCGGCATTTTGGTCGGCGTTCCTCTGCCTCCTGCTCTCGCTCCTCGCCAAGCCTGCCGCCATCGTGCTCCCCTTTGCCTATCTCCTCCTCGATTGGAAAGAGGGCGGAGGACGGGGAAGGGATGCTTGGCGGGAAAAAATTCCCTTCTTCCTTCTCAGCGCCGTATTCCTGCTCATCGGCCTCGCGGGGAAGGAGGCCAACGTGCAGGCGCTGCCTCCGGTGCACACCGCGCTGCTGGCAGCCAAGAGCGCCGTGCTCTCTCCGTCGCTCTTCCTCTTCCCGCGCTTCTCGCTCCTCTTCCTCCAGCACACCCCCGTGACGCCGCGTTCCCCGGAGTTCTTCCTCCCCCTCCTCCTTCTTGCGGCGCTGGGCGGCCTCACGCTCCGGTCCCTGCGGCGGACCCGTTCCCTGGCGTTCGGGCTGGGCTTTGCGCTCCTCTTCCTCCTTCCTTCCTTCGTGACGTTCTCCAAGGCCGGCGCGGTGTACGTCACCTCTGACCGGTACATGTACCTTGCGCAAGTCGGCTTCCTCTTCCTCCTCGGCCTGGCGCTTGACCGGTTCCTCTCTTCCCGCGCATTGCGCGCCGCCACGATTGCCGCGGTTACGGTCACTCTTCTTGCCGCGGGGTGGGGGGCGTGGCGGAGGAGCCTCTTATGGAACAACAGCGCCACGCTCCTGCAGGCAGCACTGGCGCGCAATCCCGGGAGCGCGGCGCTGCCGCACAACTTGGGCGAACTCGCCGCGGGGGAAGGGGATACGGAGGGTGCCATCCTCCGGTACCGGGAAGCGCTGCGCGCGGATCCCGCCTATGCACCGTCCTTCATCGGGCTCGGGCGCATCGCCCAGGCGCAGGGGGAAGCGGACCGCGCTCTCCGGCTCTTCCGGAGCGCCATCCAAGCGGATCCCCGGTCCGTCAATGCCTATCTCCATTTGGGAAACCTGTACCGGGACCGCGGGGATGTGGACGGCGCCATCGCGGCGTTCCGCCGGGCGCTGGAGATCAAGCCGAACTTCGCCCAAGCGCGCATCAACCTGGCGGATGCCTACGGCAAGAAAGGGATGTACCGGGAGGGGCTGCTGGAATACAAGCGAGTGATGGAGATCAACCCCGAATTCCGCAAGGAAATCCTGCAGAAGTTCCCGCAGCTCGAGCAGCTGGACATGGGAGAGTGA
- a CDS encoding CARDB domain-containing protein, with translation MLSRRTHITIIVILTLLLAAALAVARGKGLLGSATSASLPDYVVEEIRVLPSPVQAGNPYTIHAVVRNLGAAGATRGSYVQVSIDADNDGDWDTLGIPVILAALPAGASQEVRWENGGETPQVDWQPQVGMHRIRICAAIPTEDADFQVQEADTLNNCSETTVTVLTKE, from the coding sequence ATGCTCTCCCGCCGCACGCACATCACCATCATCGTCATACTCACGCTCCTTCTTGCGGCCGCCTTGGCGGTGGCGCGCGGAAAAGGGTTGCTGGGGAGCGCCACTTCCGCCTCCCTGCCTGATTACGTGGTGGAGGAGATCCGCGTGCTCCCCTCCCCCGTGCAAGCCGGCAACCCTTACACCATCCATGCCGTGGTGCGGAACCTGGGGGCGGCGGGGGCCACGCGCGGCAGTTACGTCCAAGTGAGCATCGATGCCGACAATGACGGCGATTGGGATACCCTCGGCATTCCGGTCATCCTTGCCGCCCTCCCTGCAGGTGCATCGCAGGAAGTGCGATGGGAGAACGGCGGGGAGACCCCTCAGGTGGATTGGCAGCCGCAGGTGGGAATGCACCGGATTCGGATCTGTGCAGCCATCCCCACGGAAGACGCGGATTTCCAAGTGCAGGAGGCGGACACCCTGAACAACTGCAGCGAAACGACGGTGACGGTGCTCACGAAGGAATAA
- the dtd gene encoding D-aminoacyl-tRNA deacylase, producing MRLVLQRVSQSSVTVDGKVIGKIGKGYLILLCVMKGDMAAEAEKLAEKVAGLRLFEGTDGKINDRSLLDIKGEALVVSQFTLAGDVRKGRRPDYTAAAAPEEAKRVYGYFVEKLRTLGVPKVHTGEFGAMMEVGLVNEGPVTLVLDTEE from the coding sequence ATGCGTCTCGTCCTCCAGCGCGTTTCCCAGTCATCCGTCACGGTAGACGGAAAAGTGATCGGCAAAATCGGCAAGGGGTACCTCATCCTCCTCTGCGTCATGAAGGGGGATATGGCGGCGGAAGCGGAGAAGTTGGCGGAAAAGGTGGCGGGGTTGCGGCTGTTTGAGGGCACCGACGGCAAGATCAACGACCGCTCCCTCTTGGATATCAAAGGCGAAGCGCTGGTCGTCTCCCAGTTCACGCTGGCGGGGGATGTGCGCAAAGGCCGGAGGCCGGATTACACCGCCGCTGCGGCGCCCGAGGAAGCCAAACGGGTGTATGGCTACTTCGTCGAAAAGCTGCGGACGCTGGGAGTTCCCAAGGTCCACACGGGGGAGTTCGGTGCGATGATGGAGGTGGGCCTCGTGAATGAAGGTCCGGTGACATTGGTCCTGGATACGGAGGAGTAG
- a CDS encoding HD domain-containing protein — protein sequence MSTVAPLLKKLNGPSAGYSESRLKAAFQLAEQLYKGKEHWTEVPLVAHALGVAQLLAPFEPDEDTVIACLLQHALQTRQISLPEIEEQFGAEVRRLVSGIHLLSHVTMRGSRNSVEDLRVMLVSVSDDVRVILVVLAERQYALDHLFLLPADEKKHLARDVLNLFAPVAARLGIHSFKQRLEALAFPVVYPDDAEAIAVQLQQTRKRYGIFLPSAAEELRAALALQGIASEVYAREKQPYSIFHKMHLKSVSQVDRLPDIFGLRVLVNTEEECYQTLGFLHRMGVPMTNRFKDYISFPKPNGYRSLHTTLSKLPGVPEGVLVEVQLRTFNMHREAEFGIAAHWSYKEGGTAAQAFQRVQLHQVLTQQQTLEEGGLPPQLADHIFVLTPKGDIVELPEGATPLDFAFQIHTEVGLGFKSARVNGSIVPLSYELENGDVVDILTHRVPQPSEEWLQLLKMASSRSRLKRHLYALHREDYVAQGREAVNAELRKWHKPPLDNDLTLLKFYDGRELQFTEREDLLFKIGQGSEKVGSLFLHVDALANARSIPVPRRLSQVRPSEAVIEVEGGVPMPVRFAKCCAPQEGERGDIVGSISRKGEVIVHRKTCGMIRQANPERKISVWWRGGGKQAVPVRKVKAGSSRGSRKKLRMR from the coding sequence ATGTCCACCGTAGCGCCCCTGCTCAAGAAGCTCAACGGCCCGAGCGCGGGGTACAGCGAATCACGGCTCAAGGCCGCGTTCCAGCTTGCGGAGCAGCTCTACAAGGGGAAGGAACACTGGACGGAGGTGCCGCTCGTGGCGCACGCGCTGGGGGTGGCGCAGCTCTTGGCGCCCTTTGAGCCGGATGAGGACACCGTCATCGCGTGCCTCCTGCAGCACGCGCTCCAAACGCGCCAGATCTCCCTCCCGGAGATCGAAGAGCAGTTCGGTGCCGAGGTGCGCCGGCTCGTTTCGGGCATCCATCTCCTCTCCCACGTCACCATGCGCGGCAGCCGCAATTCCGTGGAAGATTTGCGCGTGATGCTGGTGTCCGTGAGCGACGACGTGCGGGTGATCCTCGTGGTCCTTGCCGAGCGGCAGTACGCGTTGGACCACCTGTTCCTGCTCCCCGCGGACGAGAAGAAACACCTCGCCCGCGACGTGCTCAACCTCTTCGCCCCCGTGGCGGCTCGGCTGGGTATCCACAGCTTCAAGCAGCGGCTGGAAGCGCTGGCCTTTCCCGTGGTGTACCCCGACGATGCGGAAGCCATAGCGGTCCAGCTCCAGCAAACGCGGAAGCGGTACGGGATCTTTCTCCCGTCAGCGGCCGAAGAACTGCGCGCCGCGCTGGCGCTGCAAGGGATCGCTTCGGAGGTGTATGCGCGGGAGAAGCAGCCGTACAGCATCTTCCACAAGATGCACCTAAAGTCCGTCTCGCAGGTGGACCGTCTGCCCGACATCTTCGGGCTGCGCGTCCTGGTGAACACGGAGGAGGAGTGCTACCAAACGCTGGGTTTTCTCCACCGCATGGGGGTGCCCATGACCAACCGTTTCAAGGATTACATCTCCTTCCCCAAGCCCAACGGGTACCGCAGCCTCCACACCACGCTCTCCAAGCTCCCCGGCGTGCCCGAAGGGGTGCTCGTGGAGGTGCAATTGCGCACGTTCAACATGCACCGCGAGGCGGAGTTCGGTATCGCCGCGCACTGGAGCTACAAGGAAGGTGGCACGGCGGCGCAGGCGTTCCAGCGCGTGCAGCTCCATCAGGTGCTCACCCAGCAGCAGACGCTGGAGGAGGGGGGGTTGCCGCCCCAGCTGGCGGACCACATCTTTGTCCTCACGCCCAAGGGCGACATCGTGGAGCTTCCCGAGGGGGCAACGCCGCTCGATTTCGCGTTCCAGATCCACACCGAGGTGGGGTTGGGGTTCAAGTCCGCCCGCGTGAACGGCTCCATCGTTCCCCTCTCCTACGAGCTGGAGAACGGCGACGTGGTGGATATCCTCACGCACCGCGTGCCGCAGCCTTCGGAGGAGTGGCTCCAGCTCCTCAAGATGGCTTCGTCCCGTTCCCGCCTCAAGCGGCACCTCTACGCCCTGCACCGCGAAGATTACGTGGCGCAGGGGCGGGAGGCCGTCAACGCGGAACTCCGCAAGTGGCATAAGCCGCCGCTGGATAACGACCTTACCCTCCTCAAGTTCTACGACGGGCGGGAACTGCAGTTCACCGAGCGGGAGGACTTGCTCTTCAAGATCGGCCAGGGGTCGGAGAAGGTGGGGTCGCTCTTCCTCCACGTGGATGCGCTGGCGAACGCACGCTCCATCCCCGTGCCGCGCCGCCTGAGTCAAGTGCGCCCCTCCGAAGCGGTCATCGAGGTGGAGGGAGGGGTGCCCATGCCCGTCCGTTTCGCCAAGTGTTGCGCCCCGCAGGAAGGGGAACGGGGGGACATCGTGGGGTCCATCTCCCGCAAGGGCGAGGTGATCGTGCACCGGAAGACCTGCGGGATGATCCGCCAAGCGAATCCCGAACGGAAAATCAGCGTGTGGTGGCGCGGCGGAGGCAAGCAAGCCGTGCCCGTACGCAAGGTGAAAGCCGGTTCCTCCCGTGGGAGTCGCAAGAAGCTTCGGATGCGGTAG
- the rplJ gene encoding 50S ribosomal protein L10: MALTRDQKAAQLKDLKDKLGKAQSVIFANYIGLTVAEVSDLRKKLRVGNAEMKVAKKTLMSIAAKEQGMPELPEAMMSGPVACILSYNDPITGAQVAFSYAKDHPQVKFLGGLFEGKLLSQTDATTLAKIPGRQVLLAQFAGMIRSPLTSFAGMCASPLSAFARALSEKAKKMPTAPSS, from the coding sequence ATGGCACTCACGAGAGACCAGAAAGCGGCACAACTGAAGGACCTTAAGGATAAGCTTGGCAAGGCACAATCCGTCATCTTCGCCAATTACATCGGTCTCACCGTGGCCGAGGTGAGCGACCTGCGCAAGAAGTTGCGCGTGGGGAACGCGGAGATGAAGGTGGCCAAGAAGACCCTCATGTCCATCGCCGCAAAGGAGCAAGGCATGCCGGAGCTGCCGGAAGCCATGATGAGCGGGCCCGTGGCCTGCATCTTGAGCTACAACGACCCCATCACCGGCGCCCAAGTGGCCTTCTCGTACGCCAAGGACCACCCGCAAGTGAAGTTCCTGGGCGGCTTGTTCGAGGGAAAGCTCCTCTCCCAAACCGATGCCACCACCCTGGCCAAGATCCCCGGCCGCCAGGTGCTGCTGGCTCAATTCGCAGGGATGATCCGCTCCCCCCTCACGTCGTTCGCCGGCATGTGCGCCTCTCCCCTTTCCGCCTTCGCCCGTGCTCTGTCCGAGAAGGCGAAGAAGATGCCCACCGCTCCATCCTCCTGA
- a CDS encoding heparan-alpha-glucosaminide N-acetyltransferase, with translation MHTRNRHLEIDLLRTIAVVMMVVYHAAFDLSFFYGLPFGAISGGWLILQRSTANLFLLLVGMSFAVSYGRMEAKGASRRNILMKYARRGLFVFLCGMLVTAVTFFVVPEAYVRFGVLHMIGVSILLLPFLMPLREGNLILAIAVYFLGRVTGTVPEGYGIFLPFGWMPAGFVSVDYFPLFPWMATILLGVAVGNALYNRGWLRWHVRDHRFWQIMTTPGRHALEIYLMHQPILFGLLWVYFQYVKAS, from the coding sequence ATGCACACACGAAACCGCCATCTCGAAATAGACCTCCTGCGCACGATCGCGGTCGTGATGATGGTCGTCTACCACGCGGCATTCGACCTCTCCTTCTTCTACGGCCTGCCCTTTGGCGCGATTTCCGGGGGCTGGTTGATTCTCCAGCGCTCCACGGCGAACCTCTTCCTGCTCCTCGTGGGGATGAGCTTCGCCGTATCGTACGGTCGGATGGAAGCTAAGGGAGCATCACGTCGGAACATCCTGATGAAGTACGCGCGGCGCGGGTTGTTCGTCTTCCTCTGCGGAATGCTCGTGACGGCCGTCACCTTCTTCGTGGTGCCGGAAGCCTACGTGCGTTTCGGAGTGCTCCACATGATCGGCGTCTCCATCCTCCTCCTCCCCTTCCTCATGCCGCTCAGGGAAGGGAACCTAATTCTGGCCATTGCCGTCTATTTCCTGGGACGGGTGACGGGAACCGTGCCGGAAGGGTACGGGATCTTCCTCCCGTTCGGATGGATGCCCGCGGGCTTCGTCTCGGTGGATTACTTCCCCCTTTTCCCCTGGATGGCGACGATCCTCCTCGGGGTAGCGGTGGGGAATGCGTTGTACAATCGGGGATGGTTACGGTGGCATGTGAGGGATCATCGATTCTGGCAGATTATGACGACGCCGGGTCGCCATGCCCTGGAGATCTACCTGATGCACCAGCCGATACTTTTTGGCTTGCTGTGGGTCTATTTCCAGTACGTGAAGGC
- the tig gene encoding trigger factor gives MEVKKLAAGRTQATLTFNEAEVTQAEEISLKRKASGVSVPGFRPGKAPLDMVRNKANPEDVLDDVVRSLVSPFLRTLVEEHKIKPIIPPSIKVETLKPLKVTLTFVEKPAVKVKGADKIRISKTEPKADAKDVERMVQYLLEQERTYTEVDRAAKEGDQVTMDFHATDKEGVDVPGTRATGYANIIGSKSLLPGFEEALHGLKKDEQKSFPLTFPAQYHAEHLRGKPVTFHVGVTKVEETRTPELTEEFVKKHDLGKTPEDLKKRIADSLRAQEEETDRQRRERELYDAVVKATQADLAPELLEQVERSILEEMEHELGKQNMTLQDWMEKTKKAPEAMRKDLQEQAKRRLLLRFGIEELMEERKIAVTEEEMGAVVSGILGSVPPEQREQAVGRLAKGSEEYEQLKWRRMVEKLVEEMLR, from the coding sequence CCGCACGCAAGCCACCCTCACCTTCAATGAGGCGGAGGTGACGCAGGCGGAGGAAATCTCCCTCAAGCGCAAGGCTTCCGGCGTCTCTGTGCCGGGTTTCCGCCCGGGCAAAGCCCCGCTGGACATGGTGCGGAACAAAGCGAATCCGGAGGACGTCCTCGATGACGTGGTGCGCTCCCTCGTTTCCCCCTTCCTCCGCACCCTCGTGGAGGAACACAAGATCAAGCCCATCATCCCCCCCTCCATCAAGGTGGAGACCCTCAAGCCCTTGAAGGTGACCCTCACCTTCGTGGAGAAACCCGCGGTGAAAGTGAAGGGGGCCGACAAGATCCGCATTTCCAAGACGGAGCCCAAGGCGGACGCCAAGGACGTGGAACGGATGGTGCAGTATTTGCTGGAACAGGAACGGACGTACACGGAAGTGGACCGGGCCGCCAAGGAAGGCGACCAGGTGACGATGGACTTCCACGCCACGGACAAGGAAGGCGTGGATGTGCCGGGCACGCGCGCCACCGGGTACGCCAACATCATCGGGAGCAAGTCCCTGCTGCCGGGCTTTGAGGAGGCGCTCCACGGGCTCAAGAAGGACGAGCAGAAGAGCTTCCCGCTCACCTTCCCCGCCCAGTACCACGCGGAACACCTGCGGGGAAAGCCCGTCACCTTCCACGTGGGGGTGACGAAGGTGGAGGAGACCCGTACGCCGGAACTGACGGAGGAATTCGTGAAGAAGCACGACCTGGGGAAGACCCCCGAGGACCTCAAGAAGCGCATCGCGGATTCCCTGCGCGCGCAGGAGGAGGAAACGGACCGGCAACGCCGCGAGCGCGAGCTGTACGATGCCGTGGTCAAGGCGACGCAGGCGGACCTGGCACCGGAACTGCTGGAACAGGTGGAGCGCTCGATTTTGGAAGAGATGGAACACGAGCTGGGGAAGCAGAACATGACGCTGCAGGATTGGATGGAGAAGACCAAAAAAGCCCCGGAAGCAATGCGCAAGGACCTGCAGGAACAGGCCAAGCGGCGACTGCTGCTGCGCTTCGGCATCGAGGAACTGATGGAGGAACGGAAGATTGCCGTAACGGAGGAGGAAATGGGCGCCGTCGTCTCCGGCATCCTGGGCTCCGTCCCTCCGGAGCAGCGCGAACAGGCCGTGGGCCGCCTCGCGAAAGGCAGCGAGGAGTACGAGCAGCTCAAGTGGCGGAGGATGGTGGAGAAGTTGGTGGAAGAGATGCTCCGGTGA
- a CDS encoding zinc-ribbon domain containing protein: MADQQLQCRDCGGSFTFTDGEQEFYNSRGLSAPQRCKDCRQKRKNERLATRQMYPAVCAKCGSQCEVPFKPRPVEEGGKPVLCKDCFFKEKDAMAS; the protein is encoded by the coding sequence ATGGCTGACCAGCAGCTCCAGTGCCGCGATTGCGGCGGTTCCTTCACCTTCACGGATGGTGAGCAGGAATTTTATAACTCCCGTGGTCTCAGCGCCCCCCAGCGCTGCAAGGACTGCCGCCAGAAGCGCAAGAACGAGCGCCTCGCCACGCGGCAGATGTACCCCGCGGTGTGCGCCAAGTGCGGCAGCCAGTGCGAGGTGCCCTTCAAGCCGCGTCCGGTTGAGGAAGGCGGCAAGCCCGTCCTCTGCAAGGACTGCTTCTTCAAGGAGAAGGACGCCATGGCGTCGTAA